From the Juglans microcarpa x Juglans regia isolate MS1-56 chromosome 3D, Jm3101_v1.0, whole genome shotgun sequence genome, the window ctcttgaatattttataaaatatgatgtttattttgatatcgatggccttatttgttttcaaaatgaagtattaaaagaagtatatatatgGATAAGTGATAATACTCTAATTacagaaaaattagattatcTTGCAAATTGTTATAGTATTTATACATATTattaatcaaaacaatattaatatttgtttttgcatcaaagaaattttcaataaaattttattctttaatatttaactattattatcatttttaaattaaaacctCATGTACTTAATAGTCACCTTAagctacaaaatatattgagCCGCCCTGAGCGGCATAGTATCACTATCCTTTAACAATATAGAGTCTGAAAGACATCTCTATCACTTTTCAAAGCTCAACCATTTAATTGTATCGGCCAATTGAGAAAAATCACTTCTACCTCAACGGCAATCTTACAAGTTTTGCATGAAAATATgtcaacttttttcttttcaaaaaaatactttagttataaagagatctcacaaactgatatactttgatataatacgttagattgtacgtaaagttatttttattgtagagaatatataacatatcatatgaaatcatatcagtttgtgagtttatttttgtgggatCTCGATGTGACTGtagcaattttcttttcttattttaaggggcattaaataattttgtaatgaGCCGAGCAACATGTATATTTAGATAAATGAAATGGTTAGTGTAGAGTTAAAATTAGTGGCAGAACCATCAATTTTTCTTAGAGGGGCCAACTTTTCTATCGCACGAGATGCTTatgtaagataaaaaaatattacaaaatcataaaacatatataaaattaattcttGATAATTTGCCAAATAACATagaaataacattaaaaaaaaaacaacttaatatctgtttcaaattttttataacaatatttcatACActaatattcatccattattattttgtaaatatgaaatatttagaaattcttttcttcatataaactatcaagtgatcttttagaattgttaatgccaaaaattacacaacagttcggaaaggaagaaagagttATCCCCGACTCACGTTAGTGATTCGAGTTTCGATACGGTACTTTTTGTGTTCATccataaagtaaataataaataagcaaataaaagtaaataaaggaAGACACATGAATTTtcgtggttcggcataaaagcTTACGTCCACAAGTTGTTGGGGACAAAATCTACTTTaacaagtgatgattttacaatatCTTATAGCCTCACATATTGTTCAATACAACGAGTGAATTTAGTCTCAGAAGAGTTGTGGAGAGTGCTTGGAGAGAGCCTGTCGAGAACCCCCCTCAGATTTGTGGGGGAGCTactccttatatagaggttatttccttgtagtgatagagtccaacttgacttatgatatattttctttttaggagTCTAAGCCAACTTCTTTACTTTATCTCTTTCCTCCCTTATCTCATGGCGTTATCTCTTTCCTTAGTGATAGGTTTGTTAGTGATAGGTTTCCAAAGGATTTGACTCAGTCAATTTAGTCCCTAACAAGAATGTtatctttcattctaatatctaagctagtttatcaaatttcatttaaaatctatctattttgGTGTCACattaagtataaaatattacaactgaaaccttaaataaaattttcattgctcaatgaagtttagaggataaatcatctccactatttttcatataaatcatcaatcttaaatggtttttttggtattttcacGTTGGATTCTATATTAAGAAACTTAATATCGTCTAATAAAGAACTTTGAGGTCAATgttaatagtttattatttctcctaatcttagttttaatttaattttagtgtgatcacatccttaaaaatagataatatatagaagtTATACAAAATCTAGGggttataggaaaaaaaattatagagagacatttctatgtatattgaaattttacaaaattttagaaagcatatgggaataagaaaattataaatctttttGGGAGGGccaatttctatatataaggaattgtgaataaaatttaggggctattttgaattttgaaaaaattttggagGGCCGTGCCCCCTCAAGCCATATGTAGATCTGCCACTGgttaaaatcattatttatgTAACGGTTATATGAACAATACATAAACAATAAGTTTTTTTATGTATCTATCAAGGTTCAAATGTGACACGAAATCATTAGCTCTATCATATCCCCTTAAGCTCTAAGCATTTTCAATTTTAACATGAGTGGCAATAAATGAAGGATGGAGGTGAATCTAGTCTACCGAGTAAAAAGGGCAGTCTTTGTGTCTGGACTTTGAAAGCCAGAGAGAGAATTTAGGTAGAGAATAATGTGATGGTGTTGGCTGTGTGAATCAGTAATATATAATTGACAATTTTGAATTGTATTACACAAATTCAACAACATCATTAATATCATTAATCACATCATATGATTCTCTCACACTCACTCTCTCGCTCGCTACCGCTGTCCCCACCGAGGCACTGAACACTATTTGCTTTTCACCttccttttcctctctcttttttcccttgTCTCTTTCATCCTCGCCATCTTCCACTCTCTCACACCCTTAAACGCATTGCCCTTCGCTGCAAACTCAAAACCACATCCACGCTCTAGAGCGTCTCACCCAGTTCTGCTCATGGAACTAGCGTTTCTGGTAATGCTGAAAGCTTTAATCCTGCAGGTCTGAGCTGTTCTTGGGGTTCGTTTTGAGAAGAAGCAATGGGCAAGAATGTGTTGATTTTGAGTATTACTCTTTTGGTTCTGTTTGGAGGTGTCTCATCAGCTAGTACTTCTTCTCCTGCAAGTGAGTGAGCCATTCTCTATGTGCGTTTCTCTGTGTACGTGAGCTCAAGTGCTTGCCTTTTATTTGATCTGAGTTTTCTATGCATCTTTTTTCTTGAAGCAGAGATTATTAGTGGGTTTTTCTCAAATGCGGTGTCTGTCTTTTTGAAATGGTTGTGGTCACTCAAAGCAACAACCAAAACAGGTATAGATCTCTGGAAGTAGCAACATTTCCTTTGCTTTCTGttctagtttttgtttttgatgaaGGAGTTTATGGAGATCAGGATATGTTATCTGAAATGGTGGGTGACCATGGGATTTGTGTGTGCAGCGATTTCTGGTCGTCCGATGGTGAAGTTCGAGAGTGGGTATACCGTGGAGACGGTGTTTGACGGAAGCAAGCTTGGAATTGAGCCTTACACTGTTGAGGTGTTGCCTAGTGGAGAACTTTTGATTCTGGATTCTGCCAATAGTAATATCTACAGAATATCTGCCTCTCTTTCTCTATGTAAGTAGGTGCTTCTGTAATGGCTTGAAAATTTTGTTGGTTGATGGTTCATCTTGTTTTGGTGAATTCGTTTCTGTTTTGttctaaatttttgttttgtttttatttatttttatcagtaaaagatagatattatatatatgaatgaaaaaggtatagcccttgtacacaggaagtatacataagtgctcctaaatacattcttaagaatgataaattaaagacaagaaatcctgAATATTGTCCCCATGCAAaacaatagtggaaaaccaacacattagagtgtggagaaaaaaattcttcaactcggtCAATttgcgttccttatcttcaaagcacctcgcattcctttccgtccaggtacaccacataatgcacaatgGAATCATCTTCTACACTGTTGCCACTTGTTGACAGCCTTGCAACTTtgtccaacaacccaacaaatccaccctcaaaggcataacccaagtaacATCAACtctttgaaagatctcatcccacaacacccttgttacctcGCAGTGTAATAAGAGATGGTCCAcggattctccattctttttatacatgtagcaccaatccactAATACAcaacctctcttcctcaaattgtccgtggtcaatatcttcccaagagcagcattccaaacaaaaaaaactactttagaAGGCAAGATGTGTAGTCAAGATGTGGTATTGTCAAGATGTGTAGTCAAGATGCTATAATACGCCTTGACTGTACATATTTTGTGATTATTAGATCTCCACTTCAAGCTATCTCGTTGTGCCATAGGAATCTCCGTGGAATATAATAAGCTGAAAAAAACTGAGACACTaggtaattcccaatcatggaaattcctattaaacagaatattccactggTGCGTACCATGAGAAAATAACCGCACATCCGCCACTAAAAcctccctattagctgcaatacgGTATAGAGCCGGAAAAACCCTTTCCACTGCCCgttctccacaccacacatctcTCCAAAATCTGATTCGATTGCCCTCACCACCTACAAAacgaatttgatttgcaaagcatggccaccccttccttatatacttccataatCCTACACCATACCCCCCTctcacttcattagaacaccaaccacccAGCCAATACCATATCTAGCGTCAATAAtatccttccacaatgatcccccctccaaatgatatctccaaagccattttcctaGTAAAGCTTTATTAAAGGTTCTCAAGTTACACACACCCAACCCCCCATTTATTAATATCCTTCATTTGTTTTGTTATGGTTTCCCTCTAGTTTCTGCATGTATGGTTACCCATTCTGAGAAGTTAAATGGGTTTGATTTGTTAGATAATATTAACCACAAAACCTCTGCCTCTTTCGATCTCGGACGTTCATTAATTCAGTTATAGTCTCTCGTCATAAATATGAATGTCAAGGTTAACGGCTGTGATGTTGAACACATGATTGGTCATTAGCTTTCGTTAGTTGTTGAACACAGTAGGTACAATGTGCCTTATAGCAAAGTTCCTATAGCACCCTTACTCAAACTTTTCTactatttgttatttatatgtTCTTTAACTCAATAACGTGAGGCTTATAACTACCAGAACAATATATCAGTATCAGTATATGTTCTTGGAATATATTACCATCAGTAGTTTATATCTGGGAGTCTAGTTTAAGGAAAAAAGGAATACCTCCTTCCATCAATTTGGGGTATTATAAAGTTTCTTATCTAAAATGGACAAACTTAGACCCTAGAATGTGTTCCATTTGCCACTATATTAGCATTCTAGTTCCATAACTTCTAAACTAGACTTACCCAACAAAAATCCTAAACGCAACCGAGCCCTTAAGTTTATAAGAATCGTACTACAATTCTTTCAGATTTGATCATTCAGACAtctaaagaaagcaaaaaagttatttaagTCAGTTACCATCTGGGATGTTTATTGCTTCCCACTTTTAGATTTATGTCATGCTTATCTCATAATTATGACCATAAACTCCATTATCTTATAATTGATTTGATGTTCAACTGGCCTTTTTATTGTCTGCACATTTTCTGTGCTTGGaatgatttttaaattcattCGGAAACTGCAGACAGCAGACCAAAGCTGGTTGCAGGATCACCTGAAGGCTATTCTGGACATGTAGATGGAAGACCAAGAGAGGCAAGGTTGAACCAGCCAAAGGGCTTCACAGTTGATGACAGAGGAAACGTTTATATTGCAGACACTATGAACATGGCTATTAGGAAGATAAGTGATGCTGGTAAATGCTATGCATGTGTTGTTTGACATTTCCATTACCAAAACCAAGTTTTCGTGACCGAATGTTCCTcgtctctttttttctttataatttctaTCCGGAAGGACTTGGGATTTTATCTGATTgtagaaatcatttttttatgtttttcttattaCCATTAAATCATTGTTAAATGATTATAGTATTGGTATAAGAGTTGTgaagttatatttatttcaaatattgttGTAATTCTACTTGTAGGAGTTACAACAATTGCGGGAGGAAAATGGGGCCGTGGAGGGGGTCATGTTGATGGACCAAGTGAAGATGCAAAATTTTCTGATGACTTTGATGTGGTTTATGTTGGAAGCAGTTGCTCCCTACTTGTCATCGACCGAGGAAACCAGGCTATCAGGGAGATCCAACTCCATTTCGATGATTGTGCTTATCAATACGGAAATGGTTTTCCTCTTGGTAATCTAGTTCATCCAAATTTCACCcttcaatatttttctatacTACAGAACAATATACTCTTTTCAATCGTTACAGGAATTGCAATACTTGTCGGGGCTGGCTTCTTTGGTTACATGCTTGCATTGCTGCAATGTAGAGTGGGTACAATTGTGTCTATCCATAATGTGAGTATTTAATCCTGTCCTCTACTTGTGGGGATATCTTGGCTGTGTTTggaagttgaaattttttatctagGAATACCTTCCAGTCTAGTTTTACATCTTGTACCTAAAGAAAAAGCTGTTACTTGTAAACAAAATCTATTTGGTACGATGTaggaaagtaatttattttagtaCTGGTTTCACACCATGATTTCATGATATGCATATTACTGTTTTGCATAAAGAACTTTAGCATGAGAGTAAAGTAGATACATATTTTGAAGTCCAAAATACTCTTGTATTCCCTTATCAAAAATCTAGTCTCCTAGCACCTTTTATGGCAACATGAAACAGTCAGTCACCTTTTATCTCATGCTTTTGAAGGATCAGGATGTAACAGAGAAAAGCATTCCACCAAGTCCATATCAGAAGCCTCTAAAGTCAGTCAGGCCACCATTAATCCCAACAGAAGATGAACCAGAGAAGCAAGAAGAAGGCTTCTTTGGATCTATTGGAAAGCTTCTTGTCAACACAGGGGTGTCAATAGTGGAGATTCTAGGAGGAATATTTCCGGGGTTTAGAAATAAGCCAATAACCTATCAATATCAAAGCCAACAGCAGCAACAAAAGCACTCAAATGCTTGGCCCATGCAAGAGAGCTTTGTAATACCTGATGAAGATGAACCCCCTTCAATTGACACCAGAACTCCCACTCCGCGTAAAACCTACCCTTTCATGTCCAAGGATGCAGAAAAGATGCCCCAATTGCGGCAAAGTCGAGTTTTCTCTAATGGGTGGGATAGTGATcttcagcagcagcagcagcagaaacagcagcagcagcagcagcagcagaaaCAGCAACACCAGCAGCAGCAgaaacagcagcagcagcatcatCATAGGCATCATTCATCCATCCCATACACTTACTATGAGCAGAGCTGTGAGAAAAACAATGAGATTGTCTTTGGGGCAGTTCAGGAGCAGGATGGAAAACGTGAAGCTGTGGTGATAAAGCCAGTCAATTATGGAGATCCCATGTTTGATCATCACAATATTAACTCTCGAATTAATTCTACGGGCTATCGACGTGGCTATTGATGCTAAACATATAAGCAAATTCATAGTTTTGATCCCATTCCATCTGAATATTAGTCCATCGATATTTAGGTTATAGGTGGTATCAATTATttcttctgaaaaaaaaaaaatggagtgtCCGTTGGGAGCTTTGCAAATGTAAAAATCTCAGACGCTCAAAAATATTGCAAGGCTACTGTTTGAAGTTTGAGCACTGCCGTCTGGCCCTCCTGTTGTTGTTCAAGGATGAGTTTTTAGCTAATGCTTGGATTTGCTTCTATAGAAAATTCTCGTGTATTTCCTTGACTTCTTCCCCGATCAGAAAATGCAAATGGAAAGCCAATGTGCCAAATAGGAGAACATGAAAATGTCATGTTGTAAAATTGATTATATCTCTACCATTACTCATTATTCGTGTATTTACTAACGGTGCTATGCTTGTAGCGGTACCAAAGGACAGAGACTTGTCCAATTTAGATTTTAGCACTTAAAGCTTCCCACTTATCGCATCCCTTGCTCTGGTTCGAGCTGCAGCTCATATTTTCAACGCCCAGCAAGCTGCACATCCATCCACAACAAAAACAACCGTCGGCCCAGACACAGAAGAGATCTAAAAAGCACGACTGCCAGAGATGTTATGATATGGGATGTCAGcgttaatcctttttttttttttgccttgtGGGTTTCCAAACTAGGAGTTCAAACTGCAAAACTTCGTCTGGAAAAGATCCATCAGCAAAAGCCGATTTTCATCTCACAATTTAGTCAATAATTGGTAGGGCAACTCTACTGTAAATTAATCAGATCAAGGGCTGTTTGGACACTTAGGACATGTTTggataatatttatgaatagtaatgaaatggtttgtgaacagtaataaaataatttaagttgagatgttttattaagttttgagaaggagaaaaaattgaataagaatattataaagttaaaaaattatttaaatatttaacattacttttttgaaatttgaaaaagttttttttttttttttgggttttattaaGTTTGGGAGTTgtagaaattaaataatgattagataaaaaagttgaagatttaaacttgaaaaatgttttgcatttgaatgatgtttgataAAGAAATTATGAGTACATCTTTAAGATACCTAAGAATACATTGTCACACAAACAAGACCCAAATCTCTTATGAAAAGACAAGCAACAAAACCAACAAACCTCAGACAAAGGAGTGATAGAGCCAAGCAATCCAGTGCGGACAAGTGTGGAAAATAGTCATTAACAAGTCATTGGAACTAAATACTTAAATAGAAGCCACATCACAAGGAAATTGCCTTTCAATTCGTTTCATTTCCGCTTAACCAAACCTGAAGTGGCGGCCACCAAAGAACCGTCCATTGGAGTTGTCTCTTTAGCCAGATGCTCAAGACCCATGATGTTATCCTGTATCATAGTATCGATCCTTCCACTGCGGCTGGACAAAACGGTACTTCCCTCCTTGCTATCATAATCGTGGTTGAGGTCGGCCATATTTAACAACTCCAGACTTCTATCAAGATTTATCAGATCCCTCAATTGCTCATCATACATCTCTGACTTTGTTATCTTACAACTACTTGTGTCATCAGAATCGATCAAAGATATAGTTTCCTTGTGCAAGACTAGAGGTTTTACTTTATTAATTCTAAACATAAGAGATATGTGAGAGAGGCTCAACCAAAAGAGTCTCCTCAAGAGTGCATAGTGTGGGGAGCTAGCAGCTGCGCTTTTGATGTCGAAGCAGAGTATCAGTACTGGTTTCCCCAGAAGGATTAGGCGATGTTTCCATGTCTCGCTCAAGAGGAGGGGCCTGGAGCCTTCCTGTCTACAAAGTTTAGTCAGACAAGGTGTAAGCTATCGTTTGTTGTgccaactattaaaaaaaaaaaagatgcgaAAGGCACTTACACTAGGAATGATATAAGGGCGAACTGCAATCCCAACAATTAAGCCAAGTAAACATGAAAGTCCTAATCCCAGAAGCCATGTTGAAACTGCTCCCATTGctggaagaagaaggaaaaaaaatagcagaTGCATCTTTTTTCTTCAGGGGTGGGGGGTGGTGTGGGTAGAAGCCAAGAGATCAATAATGAAGAACAAACAGAGGAAATTAACCCACCCCCCCCACAAAACCACAAATTTTAAGTGAGGAAGCTGAATCTGCTACTGGAAAATGGATACAAAGCAGCCATAAAAGCCCTTAAGAAATATCATGagttacacacacacacaaagggAATTGGGAATGTTGTCAGTGAACCCTGGTCCTGATGGCAAATGGCAACAGAATTGCATGCTTTTCACACATCTCCTGCATACTAAAAAACTGTCTTCTTACAAAGAAGTAAAATGCAACCAaaaatagttttgaaatttgcATCTTTCTCAGAGAGATCTCAAAATTGTGAAACTAACTAGAATATTATGCActcaaaataagaagaaaaaaagaatttccaACTGTTATGAAAGTGAAATGCAATACGTAGATACAAGGGACAAACTGGATGGACAATACCACAGATTAACTGAGTTTGCTGTGCTGGGACCTCACACCCACAATAATCTAGAACTATAAACATCACAAAACAAGTACCCCCGcccaaaaaaatatcacataGATCATAAATGCAATATAATCATCACATACATTTGCAGTACAAACATATAGTCCTTAAAAGCTCACCAGCATTAGAACCCTGAGCACAATCCTCTGCCTTGAGACTAATATGGCGGACCAGTTGACTCCCATGATCTGAAATTAGCAAGGCACATAATTCAGGAATAAAAGATATCTCAAGATCATCTGAGAAGGATGCATTCTGTGCAGGTCCATCTGCATAGCCTGCTTTCTCTGAATATCCTCCAGCAATTGTTGTCACACCTAAACATCAAAGTCATTAAGAAAGCAGCCTTTTAGTTCCACATGCCCATAAGGAGACATGCTAAGTTGCTAACgctttcaaaaaaattgtaacatcCAGAGCATCAGTGTCATCCTAGAGCATGACTACTGAATAGTGTGTCAACACCAATCACTGCACACAGTGTACAGAGTAGCCATTTAGCGATCATACACATAAAGGTAATGGCTTGAATTGAATGTTTAACATGTGCAATAATACCTACCATCAATCACCCAAACCTCCATTTGAAGTGGAAGAGCAAAtgcaaaaatgaaatttaaggaGGTATTCTACTGCTCCAAtctacatcttttttttttaccctccAGAACCACCTCAACCAATTACAcaagaaattatttgaatacTATATAGCTATTTTCTTTTCGGATTCACTGGAGGCCCATTGGTCCTATAACTAGGGACGAAGCCAAGATTATAAGTTTGGAGGGGCTGGTTAGGTGTAGAATAAAtagttgaattgaaaatttttaggaACACCTTTaacaaattgataaaaaaaaaaaggtaaaaagtaagaaagaaaaaaaaaaattcgaattCGCATTCTTCAATGAATACCAGCAATTTTACATCTAAGCTTTTCATATATTGCAATTAAGAGAAGAGGTTGAACAGCAAAAACGATCTATATaggaattataaaaatgatCTAAAAATTTGTTAAAGGTATAGTAGTAACGTTATATGTCTAAAATTTTTAAGTACCGCAATTACATACTGCGTAGTCAACCATCCAATCAATGTGAGggtttttgttaaatatgtttCACCCAGAtaattacaaactttaaaagataaataatctaatgtgaatattatattctaatttaacttactgaaataaaacaggaaaacaaaatatagttaccataaattttaaatgagaccaaattctaatttgatgatatataagaaagatctattaaaaaattgttagcaATTACCCCTTAAGACTGGCCATGGCCAGTCCCAATTATGAATTGTGGACGAGAACAAGAACAAAAGAATCAAAAACTAAGGGAGATATACATATTAgacaagattatatatatatatatatatattttttttttttttgtctttgggGGGGACACCTCTCGTAGTCTGACAAGAAGTTTGGGACTGAGGGATGAGGGAGTGCAACATACGTCCATACGCATATCTATCTATTTATACAGATTCACACGGCGCGCGTACATACAGAGGTGATGACTGCCGTACAACCCAATAAATCCACTCTATACTTCTTATTATATGGCTACATTCTATATCATCCCTTCAAATCATTACGAaatcattattcaaaaataacaaaacaacaaCCAATAACAACGATTTAAGTATGAGTGCGAATGGAGAGTGGGAGAGAGATGGGACCTGAGTCGCTAATCTTTCGAATGGTACGGCTACTCTTAATATCAGCGACATAAACATTCCCTTTAAGATCGATCGCAAAGCTCTGAGGCTTATTGAACCGGGCCGAACTCAATTTCCCGTCCAAATACTCGTGAACACCGTCTCCAGATAAACGTTTCACCACACTCTCTGCAATTACTCCATAAGACCAATACTCACAGCTAAATAGatacaataaaataacaacactaataaaattaaacccaAGACTTTCGGTTTCAGTTTCAACACCTT encodes:
- the LOC121255630 gene encoding uncharacterized protein LOC121255630 isoform X1; protein product: MGKNVLILSITLLVLFGGVSSASTSSPAKIISGFFSNAVSVFLKWLWSLKATTKTAISGRPMVKFESGYTVETVFDGSKLGIEPYTVEVLPSGELLILDSANSNIYRISASLSLYSRPKLVAGSPEGYSGHVDGRPREARLNQPKGFTVDDRGNVYIADTMNMAIRKISDAGVTTIAGGKWGRGGGHVDGPSEDAKFSDDFDVVYVGSSCSLLVIDRGNQAIREIQLHFDDCAYQYGNGFPLGIAILVGAGFFGYMLALLQCRVGTIVSIHNDQDVTEKSIPPSPYQKPLKSVRPPLIPTEDEPEKQEEGFFGSIGKLLVNTGVSIVEILGGIFPGFRNKPITYQYQSQQQQQKHSNAWPMQESFVIPDEDEPPSIDTRTPTPRKTYPFMSKDAEKMPQLRQSRVFSNGWDSDLQQQQQQQQQKQQQQHHHRHHSSIPYTYYEQSCEKNNEIVFGAVQEQDGKREAVVIKPVNYGDPMFDHHNINSRINSTGYRRGY
- the LOC121255630 gene encoding uncharacterized protein LOC121255630 isoform X2, producing the protein MGKNVLILSITLLVLFGGVSSASTSSPAKIISGFFSNAVSVFLKWLWSLKATTKTAISGRPMVKFESGYTVETVFDGSKLGIEPYTVEVLPSGELLILDSANSNIYRISASLSLYSRPKLVAGSPEGYSGHVDGRPREARLNQPKGFTVDDRGNVYIADTMNMAIRKISDAGVTTIAGGKWGRGGGHVDGPSEDAKFSDDFDVVYVGSSCSLLVIDRGNQAIREIQLHFDDCAYQYGNGFPLGIAILVGAGFFGYMLALLQCRVGTIVSIHNDQDVTEKSIPPSPYQKPLKSVRPPLIPTEDEPEKQEEGFFGSIGKLLVNTGVSIVEILGGIFPGFRNKPITYQYQSQQQQQKHSNAWPMQESFVIPDEDEPPSIDTRTPTPRKTYPFMSKDAEKMPQLRQSRVFSNGWDSDLQQQQQQQQKQQQQHHHRHHSSIPYTYYEQSCEKNNEIVFGAVQEQDGKREAVVIKPVNYGDPMFDHHNINSRINSTGYRRGY
- the LOC121255630 gene encoding uncharacterized protein LOC121255630 isoform X3, coding for MGKNVLILSITLLVLFGGVSSASTSSPAKIISGFFSNAVSVFLKWLWSLKATTKTAISGRPMVKFESGYTVETVFDGSKLGIEPYTVEVLPSGELLILDSANSNIYRISASLSLYSRPKLVAGSPEGYSGHVDGRPREARLNQPKGFTVDDRGNVYIADTMNMAIRKISDAGVTTIAGGKWGRGGGHVDGPSEDAKFSDDFDVVYVGSSCSLLVIDRGNQAIREIQLHFDDCAYQYGNGFPLGIAILVGAGFFGYMLALLQCRVGTIVSIHNDVTEKSIPPSPYQKPLKSVRPPLIPTEDEPEKQEEGFFGSIGKLLVNTGVSIVEILGGIFPGFRNKPITYQYQSQQQQQKHSNAWPMQESFVIPDEDEPPSIDTRTPTPRKTYPFMSKDAEKMPQLRQSRVFSNGWDSDLQQQQQQQQQKQQQQHHHRHHSSIPYTYYEQSCEKNNEIVFGAVQEQDGKREAVVIKPVNYGDPMFDHHNINSRINSTGYRRGY
- the LOC121255631 gene encoding uncharacterized protein LOC121255631 isoform X2: MHYTLRNPHTIKCAIMASALALFFIFNLASFHALPDVVLEDGYTVSTVINGHKLRMNPHSVLPRSGSSDLIVLDSANSVFYTISFPASQESVVKRLSGDGVHEYLDGKLSSARFNKPQSFAIDLKGNVYVADIKSSRTIRKISDSGVTTIAGGYSEKAGYADGPAQNASFSDDLEISFIPELCALLISDHGSQLVRHISLKAEDCAQGSNAAMGAVSTWLLGLGLSCLLGLIVGIAVRPYIIPSEGSRPLLLSETWKHRLILLGKPVLILCFDIKSAAASSPHYALLRRLFWLSLSHISLMFRINKVKPLVLHKETISLIDSDDTSSCKITKSEMYDEQLRDLINLDRSLELLNMADLNHDYDSKEGSTVLSSRSGRIDTMIQDNIMGLEHLAKETTPMDGSLVAATSGLVKRK
- the LOC121255631 gene encoding uncharacterized protein LOC121255631 isoform X1 — translated: MHYTLRNPHTIKCAIMASALALFFIFNLASFHALPDVVLEDGYTVSTVINGHKLRMNPHSVLPRSGSSDLIVLDSANSVFYTISFPASQESVVKRLSGDGVHEYLDGKLSSARFNKPQSFAIDLKGNVYVADIKSSRTIRKISDSGVTTIAGGYSEKAGYADGPAQNASFSDDLEISFIPELCALLISDHGSQLVRHISLKAEDCAQGSNAGELLRTICLYCKSMGAVSTWLLGLGLSCLLGLIVGIAVRPYIIPSEGSRPLLLSETWKHRLILLGKPVLILCFDIKSAAASSPHYALLRRLFWLSLSHISLMFRINKVKPLVLHKETISLIDSDDTSSCKITKSEMYDEQLRDLINLDRSLELLNMADLNHDYDSKEGSTVLSSRSGRIDTMIQDNIMGLEHLAKETTPMDGSLVAATSGLVKRK
- the LOC121255631 gene encoding uncharacterized protein LOC121255631 isoform X4 produces the protein MHYTLRNPHTIKCAIMASALALFFIFNLASFHALPDVVLEDGYTVSTVINGHKLRMNPHSVLPRSGSSDLIVLDSANSVFYTISFPASQESVVKRLSGDGVHEYLDGKLSSARFNKPQSFAIDLKGNVYVADIKSSRTIRKISDSGVTTIAGGYSEKAGYADGPAQNASFSDDLEISFIPELCALLISDHGSQLVRHISLKAEDCAQGSNAAMGAVSTWLLGLGLSCLLGLIVGIAVRPYIIPSTGRLQAPPLERDMETSPNPSGETSTDTLLRHQKRSC
- the LOC121255631 gene encoding uncharacterized protein LOC121255631 isoform X3 — encoded protein: MHYTLRNPHTIKCAIMASALALFFIFNLASFHALPDVVLEDGYTVSTVINGHKLRMNPHSVLPRSGSSDLIVLDSANSVFYTISFPASQESVVKRLSGDGVHEYLDGKLSSARFNKPQSFAIDLKGNVYVADIKSSRTIRKISDSGVTTIAGGYSEKAGYADGPAQNASFSDDLEISFIPELCALLISDHGSQLVRHISLKAEDCAQGSNAGELLRTICLYCKSMGAVSTWLLGLGLSCLLGLIVGIAVRPYIIPSTGRLQAPPLERDMETSPNPSGETSTDTLLRHQKRSC